GGTCATCAAACATGTGACTATTGTAAACCGCTACTGCAGGATGATAAAGAGGCACCACCGTATAACTTTTACCAGTTTGCTTGCTTTTCACTGCAAATTTCTTTCCTCTTAGTTGGCTAATACCCAATTGGCTTTCCGCCACACCGAATTGCTCAAGGATAAAATGAGTCGCATAATTGCCTAAAGTGCCTATTACTGTTGGCTCTATAATATCTATTTGCCTTAAAAGGTAAGGAGTACAGGCTAGAATTTCATCTACAGCTGGCTGGCGATTTTGAGGAGGACGGTCTTTCAAGATATTAGCAATATAAACGTTATCTCTTCTGATGGCCACCGAGGTCAAAAGAAGGTTTAGCACTTGGCCAGAACGTCCACAAAACGGCACGCCAGTTTTATCTTCATTAGCGCCAGGGGCCTCCCCAATAAACATGATTTGGGCGTTATGATCGCCCTGACCGATGACTGGTAGGGTACGGGTTTTATACAACTCGCATTTTTTGCAATTAATTACTTCCTCTTTAATGGCTAATAGTAAATTGTCTTTTGGGTCCATAATTATCCACCAAAACTTTTCTGATAAACTAAAGCTTATTAATTTTCACTGTATACACAAATTGGTCTCCTTCTAGTGAAGCAAGCACATAAGTGTCACCATTTTTTAAAATGGCTTCCGGCGGAGGGGCAAAAACTAATCGGCTCTGGTCATTGTGGGTTAAAGTCAGCTCTTTGGCTAGGACTTGCTCACCTGCAGGCATATATAAGAGAATAAGATGTTTTCCGGAATCGAGGCTAACTTGTATTTTGGGATTGCTTAGAGAACATGATATAAATCCTGTATTGAATGCCCCTCGTCCTAAGATTTTATCTATAGCACCCGTTTTTAATAATACAAAAGTTAACTCCAAAAGGCTAATCATGACAAAACCAATCAAAATCGTTTCCCAATAAAGGGACAAAAAATCTCTGAGGCCGATCGGCAAAGAACTTTTGGGAAGAGGGGTAGTGGTAACAGTTGCGTTGCTGGACTTAGAACTGGGGTCATTTATTAGAGCAGAACTCGCGCTCTCCAGGGTACTGGTCGTCTGAGGAAGAGAAGTTGTCGACGTTTCGTCGATAATTATAGTAGAGCTGGCTTTAGTCTCTGTGGTTGAAACAGCTAAAGTAGTAGCAGTGGTAGAAGTAGAGGTAGTAGCTGCAGCCGTAGAAACAGTAGGAACAGTTATATTTACAGATATGGGTTGCGCCTTGGTTGTGCTGGTAGATAACAATGTAACTGCAGTCGTGGGCATTATCTTTGTTGTTTGAGTGGTAGCCTGAATCTCAGCCATAGTCGTTATAGTTGTTGTGGCTTGAGATATTGTAGAGGTAACTATTACTGGCATAGTGGTAGAAGAAGTTGTTGTCTTGGCTGATTGTAAAGAGGTATCAGCAACGGTTATAGGAACGGTAGCAGTGGGTAGGGTGATAGTCGCTAGAGGCTGTCTTGTTACCCTTAAACTGTACATTCTTAAGTCGCCATTTTGGGCTCTGACTGAAATAGTTTTCAATTGATTAAGGTTTAAACTGGTACCGCTGAGGGGCTCAATTTCAGAATAAGGGTCTGATTCCGCCATAATCGTTACATTAGTTAAGTCGGCTTTGAGGGGAAGAGTTAAATTAACCACATTTATTTGATTATCAATAATTGTAGCGCTCTCATATTCTTTAACCCTGAAACTCAATAAAGTATTCAGGGAGCTTTTGGGGGCCTCGACGACTGTAACTGTGTAAGTAGTGGTAGATCCATTTTCGGCCATGACTGTATAAATAACCGGCTGGGAATAATCTCTTGCCTGCTCTGGCTGGGGTGCTAAAGAAGCCTTAGACGAGATACTGATAGTAGGTTTTAAATTCTTAAGGTCTACCCCATTGGGTACCTGTATTTTTATGGTATGGTTTTGCTGGTCAATCGTGCCTACGCTATTAAAATCTGGAAGAGTAAAGGCAATTATTTCTTTCTCAGAGCTTTTTATTAACGAATGATTTAAAATTTTTACCTTGCCCAAATTTGTTAATATTTTAACAAGAAAATTAGGTGCCTTAGTCGTTGAAGGAACGTCGAAATTATCATTAGAATTGTTAATCAAAGTAGTAGTACTTTTTAAGTGACCGGCTAAAGGTTTTTTAAATAAAGAGAATAACCGCGCTAAGCGTATATTAAAAGTTTGCCACCAGGATTGAAAAGTTGTCATCTTCTCTCCTAAAGTCGTGGTTACTGCTAAAGTAGTTATGGGGATACTTACCGTGGTAGGCGCTACTATAGTAGTATTGGTAGTCGCAGGCTCTCCTGGTAGTGTAGTAGAAGGAATAATTACAGCTTTGGTAGTCGCAGT
Above is a window of Candidatus Paceibacterota bacterium DNA encoding:
- a CDS encoding uracil-DNA glycosylase, producing the protein MDPKDNLLLAIKEEVINCKKCELYKTRTLPVIGQGDHNAQIMFIGEAPGANEDKTGVPFCGRSGQVLNLLLTSVAIRRDNVYIANILKDRPPQNRQPAVDEILACTPYLLRQIDIIEPTVIGTLGNYATHFILEQFGVAESQLGISQLRGKKFAVKSKQTGKSYTVVPLYHPAVAVYNSHMFDDLKKDFQVIKEVLDTHP